A stretch of the Halobacteriovorax sp. DA5 genome encodes the following:
- a CDS encoding sensor histidine kinase KdpD: MIYLVSLLMILILCSIMVITHQAIKIKQLEVEGRDLSRRLEEKQHLLSVLFHDLSNSTTLLSLLSDSSLLAMKDKDGILQNLGRVSGVIENMAELIQHIRKIQSIESGKSNIKLEPVPLKESIENSIQLIRKRLEKKSQHIRVEFDDHSIQAMAEPSSLCHSVFSNLLTNASKFSPEGSEVVVRVTHQNSVIRVDITDQGIGIPESMIKSLFSFTNETHREGTHGEEGSGFGLPVVKKYMKFYGGNIKAFNNIDGIGSTFTMTFVNASKSNQDTVEKTESKPKRRPLREANQ; this comes from the coding sequence GTGATCTATCTCGTAAGTCTGCTGATGATATTAATTCTCTGTTCTATTATGGTTATTACTCATCAGGCCATTAAGATTAAACAGCTTGAAGTTGAAGGTCGCGACCTTTCGCGAAGGCTCGAAGAAAAACAACATTTACTCTCCGTTTTATTTCACGATCTATCGAACTCAACAACTCTCCTTTCACTACTAAGCGACTCTTCCCTACTTGCCATGAAAGACAAAGACGGAATCTTGCAAAACCTAGGACGTGTCAGCGGAGTTATCGAAAATATGGCAGAACTGATTCAACATATTCGAAAAATACAATCCATTGAGTCAGGCAAATCAAATATAAAGTTAGAGCCTGTTCCATTAAAAGAATCTATTGAAAATTCAATTCAGCTTATCCGAAAAAGATTAGAAAAAAAGAGTCAACATATCCGTGTTGAATTTGATGACCACAGTATCCAGGCCATGGCAGAGCCTTCGTCACTATGCCACAGCGTCTTTAGTAACCTTCTAACTAATGCATCAAAGTTTTCACCAGAAGGATCTGAAGTTGTTGTCAGGGTAACTCATCAAAACTCAGTGATCCGTGTGGATATAACAGATCAAGGAATAGGAATCCCAGAGTCAATGATAAAAAGCCTCTTCTCATTCACTAATGAAACTCACCGCGAAGGAACTCATGGCGAAGAAGGATCAGGTTTTGGCCTTCCAGTTGTAAAAAAATATATGAAATTCTACGGAGGAAATATTAAGGCCTTTAATAATATTGATGGTATTGGATCAACATTTACAATGACATTCGTTAACGCATCAAAGAGCAATCAGGATACAGTTGAAAAAACAGAGTCTAAACCAAAGAGAAGGCCTTTAAGAGAAGCGAATCAATAA